The genomic segment GACATCCGTGTGTGCAGAGCCCCCAATCCCAGGCTGCTCAGTGGGACCGTGTTTGCAGGGACACGAGCACCCTGACGGCCCGGCACACGTGGAAGGAACTAGAGCCCACGTGGGGCCGTGGGCAGCGGATCACAAGACTCTTGCCCGCGTGCAAATGCAGGTGCAGCCCTGCCCGAGCCGTGCAGAGaagaggggggagcagagcaGCGGGCGGCGTGGGGTCGGGCACGTGGAGACACACGTAGGCGCCAGTCAGTGCAGAGACCCCCTCCGGAGGGACACACTCGAACCTGGAAGAGCACCAGCTGTGGGAAGGGCAACTGGGCAGCGGGGCTCAGAGGTCGGAGAGAGGATGCATTTCCATCTCCAGCGCCCCTCCTTTACTGGAATGCAGAATCTGCTTAACATTTAACACAATTTAAAAGCTGCTGAGTGTGGCTGAAATACAACCTTCCCATCCTTGGAACGGGGACAACACTCTGCAACCCGCCACCTTCAGTGGGTtgtcctgggatcctgagacgcTCAGCATCTGACGGAGCAGCTGAAATGTAGGGACTGGGAATCACGTTCATGGGGAACCGTGGTCTCAGGTGAGCAAGCGGCAGGTGGATCCCGCTACCTGtcagttcccccccccccccaggccctaATACAGTGAGGACGGCGACAAGGAAACACTTACTGTGGGTGATTTTCCTGTGTCGTCACATTTAATCCTTGCAGGAGCCCCGTGGACACGCTCAGCTCTCGTCCCCGTGCTTCCCATGCGGGACCTCAAGGCTTAGACAGTTTAGGAAATCGCCCAAGGCCTCTCAGCTAGTAAAGGGCAGATCTGGAATCTGAACACAGGTCTGTCTCACCCCAGAGCTCATGCCTCGGGGACCTGCTGGCCAAGAGCCCAGGCCTGGATCCCCGGGAGCCCTCACCCGGTCCACGTGGCGTGGGGGCCATGCTAGCTGGGCTCCTGCCTCAGTTACCTGGGGCTGTCAAAAGAAGACAGCATAGACCcggcagcttaaacaacagaatctTTTAttcacacagttctggaggatgaGAGTACAAAATCAAGGTTTTGGCCAATATGGTTTCTGATGAGAGGGATTGAACGCTGTGCTGTGGGACTCATGACATTAGTGTCCCGATGTGctaggagggatggggtagccgtGTCAGTGACCCAACTCAGTGGACCTTGTGGGGGCCAGATTGGGGCCTCACCTCTCCCTGGCTGTCACCTGCTGGGGTAACCAGCCGCCCCCTCAGCGCCTGGACACACACCAGGTGTGGGCTCCCAGCTCTAGCGGGTCAGGACCCAGGGGGGCTTGGTTGGGTCTCAGGCCCGGGGTCTCTGGGACGGACACTAAGGTctggctggggctgcagggagtTCAAGGGTCACCTGGGAGGTGTGTGTCCAGGCTCCCGCGGGCGCTTGCTGGCGGGGTGCTCTTCCTGTGTCTGCTGGATGGAGGCCTCACCCCTCCCTGGCTGTTGGCCGAGTTTGCCCTCCGTCCCTCCCCATGGGGATCTCTCCACGGGGCCGCCCACAACACGCGGCGGGCTTCGTCAGAGCGAACAGGAGGCAGAGTGAGCACAAGACCCTGTCACACCCTTGTAGGACCTGCTGTCCCTGAGGGCCGTCCATCACGTTGGCGGCACTCTGCTCCTTAGAGCGAGTCCCTGGGGGCGGCCCCCAGTCCAGGGACAGAGCTTGCACGGCCTGTGGGCAGGAGGGGTCTCTGCAGCCCCGTGAGAAGCTGCCTCCTGCAGAGATGCACTCGGTGTGGACCGAAAATGTGCTCGTGCTTCGGATCCCAGGTCTCCTGACATTCATGCTCTCACCGTTAGGGCTCAGGACAGTGCAGGGGAGCAAGTTCACGTGACCTGTTCAAGGGACGCTCCCCGGGGGCCAGGAGGGATTCCAGCCTCGCCTCAGGTTCATGGCACTGTCCTGCCTTCTAAGACTCAAGGGGAGCACATGGGATGGATTTCATGAAGAAGATGGGTTCTAgggttttctcctttattcttggTGAAAACCACTCACATTTTCTGTGTCCTATGTCCTAGGTGTCTGTAGCGCTGTGACCCAGAGTTCTGGAGCCCATGCTTCTGGAGTTGAGGCTTCTGGAATCCCTGTTTCTCTGAAGGGGACTCAAGGAGCTTCTGTGTGGTTTCATGTGATCGGAAGTCCAGAATTACCtccagaggtggggctggagaagATTTCATGGGGCATTGTATCCGGGTCACACTACATAGTCATGCTGCACGTGTTTCCTGGGAGAGATGTTCCAGAATGGGTCAACTTCCAGGACAAGTTCGAGAAGAGGGTCCATGTGCTCAACATAACGACCCTGAGGATTGACAACCTGACCCTTGAGGACAGTGGGCGGTACCGGGCTCAAGAGTCCTACAGGAGAGGAAGACAGCATGACCAGGATTTCCACCTGAGGGTCTACGGTACGTTTCCACTTTCAAGGACCCTGTGATCACATGCAGACTGTCTGGGGATTCCAGACCAGCTCTAGTTTAGGGTCAGCTGGTtcacagcctcagtttccctttgcCATGGAACCTAAGACACCTGCAGGTTCTGAGGGTCAGCATGTGGCCATGGTTGGAGGACAGTCGTCACCTAGAAGGATTCGAAATCCCACCTGTGGTTCTCCCCGCCCCGTTCCCCCTTCCTTCTCAGCACCAGCCCGAGGCCAGCTCACTCTCAGACTCCAAGGGTCCAGCTCTGAACCTCCACTGATGTAGGAGAAGGTCACAGGACAACCCTTCCTCAGACACTCAGTGAgcagctctctctccctgccccccctccacACAGGGAGACGTCCTGCTCTCGAGAGAGTTGCCTTTGCAGCCTCAGGTCCAGGAGATTCCCAAGACTGACTGTCAGTCTGTCCCTTGTCTTCCTGGGTGGACCCAAGTTCAGGGCATGATGTGACCACACTCAGGGAGGCCATTCCTCGCAGCCACCACTGTGTCCCCCACCACGGTCTCTCCTGGTTGGAGTCTGGGGCTGTTTCTGGGCTCCCAGAGCTGTCCAGTGGCCTAATGCACCAGGGACTGTGCAGTCCACCAtccaagcaggagaagcagggccAGGCCCTGGACCAGGACAAACTTGTCGCAGACTTCTTCTCTAGGGGACACCCCACACTCTTAGAATTAGTTGGTTATGGGTAGGTGACTCCAGCAGTAACTTCTCAAGGGAGATTTTTAAGACGTGCTTAGTGTAGTGAAATCACATAGAGCTGAACTCAGTGGCTCCCTTCCTTATTGTCACGTGCTGTATATTTGGGTGATTTCTGAGTTATCTGTAAACTGCAGTCACCATCCTTAGGGGGAAGAAGCCAGAGCTTCAGGGAGATACCACAGGAGAAAGCATGAGCTGGAATGTTCTCCACTCACATGATGCTCTGTCCTCTTGTCCCTCCCGCCCCAGAACCCGCGCCCCTTCCCCAGATCCGGGCCACGGTTCTGTCCCTCACACCAGGCTGGTGCAACGTCACTGTGGAGTGTGACACCACGGGAACCAGGGAGGACCTGAACGTGTCCTGGGAGAGCGAGGGTCTCCCCAAGGAGCTGGAGCAGAGACCCTCCCCAGGACCAGCCCCCAACCCCTGGACCCTGGCTGTGAACCTGCCCCtgggccagcccagccccagcctcacctGTGTGGTCAGCAACCAGGTGGACCAGAAAACTGCCACCCTGGACCTTGGGGACGTCTGTGGCCATGGTGAGTGCAtcctgccagaggggaggggctctCCGGGAGCTCAGGCAGCCCTGGGTGAGGGTTCTCCGCTTGTGTCCCCCCATGTTTATGTCACCACCTGCCTCCTGGTCCCTCTGTCCAAGACTCTGGCAGGTACATccaccctgcttctgccctttgGGTTCGCTCCGGTGCTgctctccacccctcacccctgctggtCCAGGCAGCACCCAGCAGgtacctctccccaccctcatccATCATTCCCTGTGTGTCCAGGGTGGTTTTCAGGAGAAGCAAGTTGGCGGTGTCAGTGGTCTGTGCCATCTGAGGGGTCTGAGCCAGTGAATCAGGATTCAGGGCTCGGGGCTCCTCTGCCCGTTTCTGGTCTGACGGACACACTTCACACCCACCTGCTTGCCTGCATTCCCGGCTGGGTCCTGCTGTCCTCAGCTTCCAGCCTCGACTcaggcccctccctctgccctcagcccttCCAAGTCAGGAGTCCTCCACTCCCCCACTTATTCCCGTCCAGGGACCCCTTCCCTGCAGCTGGCTCGGGGGGCCTGTGACCCGAGCAGTCCCACAGGGCCGCGCGCTGGGTGCAGTTCCAGCATGAAGAGAGTTTGCACAGGAGTCCtcagcctggatggctcagggcCCTGGAGGAGCTGCCACTGTCCTGCCCTCACACCTTGTCTCCTCTAAGGAGCGGTCAGTGACCCCACACTGACAGCTGATGCTCTGGCCCAGGATCAGTCTCCTCTGCAGCCTGAacccctggagggcaggggccatgTCTGCTTCTACTTTCAATGCCTGTCCCACCCTCGGCCTCGGGCAGTTTGCTCAGTCAGTGTgttcctgaatgaatgaatgacctggTTCCCTGTGtgccccctcacccctccaccccctcctccagctgctgggggacaaggtgaggctgggagaggaggcagCTGGACCTGCTGCCTCAGCATCCCTGATCCCAGAGGAAGCTCATGGCTCAGGGACCCACTGGACCCTCTGGAAAGaggctcctgcctccctctcatcCTCCTACCTGGCTCCTCCTTGCCTGGtctctctcccacctgccccaggggctgctggCTGCTCCCAGGGCTGGAGAGTTGACCCAGACATCCTGTTCATGGCTCTCCTTCCTGGAATGCCACACCCACCCTGAATATTGGGGAATCTCCTACTCCTCCCTCGAGACAAGGTttccccatcacctcctccaggaggtcCTCCCTGAGGACCTGGGTACAAGCTGTAAAGCTCTCGTGCCCTGGCATGGCTCTGGCTGGCTGCCTCTGGCATGTTCTCAGCCCTCCCCCCGCTGAGGAGCTCCTCAAGGGCGGGCACCATGTCCTGTTCCTCTCAGCACCTCGGCCCCAGGCAGGAGCTCGGGAACTGGCTGAGTGAAAGCACCTGCCATGCTCCTCCCTCTGTGGCTTCTGACCAGGTCCCTTCAGACGTCTCCATGTGCTCGGCAATGGGCGTCCTCAGTTCTCTGTGTCTTAACCTTCTTCCCTCTGTGACAAAAACAGATCCACCAGGACAGGCTGGTGCTGCCCTCCTGGGAGGCATCCTGGGGGCCATTGTGGTCGTGCTGCTGATCCTCGGAGCTGGACTATATCTTTGGAAGAGACGTGGGAAGAAGAAGAACTTGAAGCCTGGGAGAGGCAGGTTGCACTTTCCCTCCCTCACTGGACCCTGGACACCCTCTCTCCTGCATTTTGCTGCTCAGGGCATGTCCCTGCAGGTGGCTGCCTGGTGTGGCCTTGGCCATGGGGGTcatggagtgggggagggtccaGGTGGCCAGGCTCAGACTCAAGCTCCATCTGTGTGTGACTCAGGAGCAGGATCGGAGAAGGAGCACGGGGACCCGGATGATGGCATCCACTATGCAGAGCTGAGCCAGCAGGAGGCTGGAGACAACAGGGACAaggtgaggctgggagaggaggcagCCTGGGTTCTCCCAAGTCCCTCTGTGCCTGGGTGTGTGCCTGTCAATCCCAGTCATCTGCAGGTTCTGCCCTCCATGCCTCTGTAACCCTTTCCAGACAAGGCAGTATTAACTAAGAAAATTCTCCTGGGGTCCATGCAGTGCTGGGCGCTGGGGCAGGTCTTGTCAGTAGCACTGGGTCTGTGTGGGTCCCTCTGGGGTGTCTGTGTGCCTCAGTTGATCCAGGAACCCTCTGTCTGCATTCCAGGGTAGGGGTGTACCACATCTAGAAGAGGAGACCTCTCTCACTACTGTGTACAGTGAGGTccacaggccaggccaggccatgAGCATGATTTAACCGGAAGAAGCAGGAGAATCCCACCCTCCGGGGACACCTGTCTTGTGAGCCTGATGCCCGAAGCTCTGGTCCTGccttttccc from the Halichoerus grypus chromosome 7, mHalGry1.hap1.1, whole genome shotgun sequence genome contains:
- the LOC118521353 gene encoding uncharacterized protein LOC118521353 isoform X2, giving the protein MGTCSEDPHPCGAPWPLGFTSLLLSVCSAVTQSSGAHASGVEASGIPVSLKGTQGASVWFHVIGSPELPPEVGLEKISWGIVSGSHYIVMLHVFPGRDVPEWVNFQDKFEKRVHVLNITTLRIDNLTLEDSGRYRAQESYRRGRQHDQDFHLRVYGWCNVTVECDTTGTREDLNVSWESEGLPKELEQRPSPGPAPNPWTLAVNLPLGQPSPSLTCVVSNQVDQKTATLDLGDVCGHDPPGQAGAALLGGILGAIVVVLLILGAGLYLWKRRGKKKNLKPGRGRLHFPSLTGPWTPSLLHFAAQGMSLQVAAWCGLGHGGHGVGEGPGGQAQTQAPSVCDSGAGSEKEHGDPDDGIHYAELSQQEAGDNRDKGRGVPHLEEETSLTTVYSEVHRPGQAMSMI
- the LOC118521353 gene encoding SLAM family member 9-like isoform X1 encodes the protein MGTCSEDPHPCGAPWPLGFTSLLLSVCSAVTQSSGAHASGVEASGIPVSLKGTQGASVWFHVIGSPELPPEVGLEKISWGIVSGSHYIVMLHVFPGRDVPEWVNFQDKFEKRVHVLNITTLRIDNLTLEDSGRYRAQESYRRGRQHDQDFHLRVYEPAPLPQIRATVLSLTPGWCNVTVECDTTGTREDLNVSWESEGLPKELEQRPSPGPAPNPWTLAVNLPLGQPSPSLTCVVSNQVDQKTATLDLGDVCGHDPPGQAGAALLGGILGAIVVVLLILGAGLYLWKRRGKKKNLKPGRGRLHFPSLTGPWTPSLLHFAAQGMSLQVAAWCGLGHGGHGVGEGPGGQAQTQAPSVCDSGAGSEKEHGDPDDGIHYAELSQQEAGDNRDKGRGVPHLEEETSLTTVYSEVHRPGQAMSMI